The Hyperolius riggenbachi isolate aHypRig1 chromosome 3, aHypRig1.pri, whole genome shotgun sequence genome window below encodes:
- the LOC137561930 gene encoding olfactory receptor 5G3-like → MTCQHITRWLPACNTLARPDGVSYETLLPWRCETGIRDQIKNNQSQITEVVLLGFQSSKGVSIFLFTLILVVYIFTLGGNILIITLVLYGETLHTPMYVFLTQLSVTDIILSTDVIPNLLYVILQDHKTMSFINCIAQQNIFSMIESSECLLVTAMSYDRYLAICKPLHYSSIMSKLFCAKLIIVSWLLSLFIVIIDVLTITCMDFCGPNIIDHIFCDVLPLLKLSCSDTFIVQLELILLSTVVVFLPFVLIIVSYTKVIFTILKIPSTVGKQKAFSTCSSHLTVVSIFYVTLICTYGFPSTGEFINLNKPLALLYTVGTPLGNPLIYSLRNKDIKITFKRLKKSFVNLY, encoded by the exons ATGACCTGTCAGCATATCACACGCTGGCTGCCAGCATGTAATACGCTGGCACGTCCTGATGGGGTTTCATATGAAACCCTGTTGCCCTGGAGATGTGAGACTGGAATCAGGGATCAG ATTAAAAACAACCAATCACAGATTACTGAAGTCGTTCTCTTAGGATTTCAGAGTTCCAAAGGAGTCAGTATTTTTCTCTTCACTCTAATTTTGGTGGTTTATATCTTCACACTTGGTGGAAACATTTTAATCATCACACTGGTATTGTATGGCGAGACCCTTCACACTCCCATGTATGTTTTCCTCACTCAACTCTCCGTAACGGATATCATTCTGTCCACTGATGTTATCCCCAACTTGCTCTACGTTATTCTACAAGACCATAAAACTATGTCCTTCATAAACTGCATTGCCCAGCAGAATATCTTTTCAATGATAGAATCCTCGGAGTGCCTACTTGTGACCGCGATGTCTTACGATCGCTATTTGGCCATTTGTAAACCTCTACATTATAGTTCCATAATGagcaaattattttgtgcaaaaCTGATCATCGTATCTTGGCTGCTAAGTCTTTTTATAGTAATTATTGATGTATTGACAATAACCTGCATGGACTTTTGTGGGCCAAATATCATCGACCATATCTTCTGTGACGTTTTGCCACTCTTAAAGCTTTCTTGTTCAGATACGTTTATAGTACAGTTAGAACTGATTTTGCTTAGCACAGTTGTGGTTTTCTTACCATTTGTACTTATTATTGTATCTTACACTAAAGTTATTTTCACCATTTTGAAAATACCATCAACAGTTGGTAAGCAGAAGGCCTTCTCCACTTGCAGTTCTCATCTGACTGTGGTCTCCATATTTTACGTAACCCTGATCTGTACTTACGGTTTTCCAAGTACGGGAGAATTCATTAATCTAAATAAGCCATTAGCACTACTCTACACAGTGGGAACTCCATTGGGTAATCCACTTATATACAGTTTGAGGAACAAAGACATTAAGATAACTtttaagagattaaaaaaaagttttgtgaacTTATACTAG